The genomic segment AACGTCAGTGGCCATGGAGATTATTAAGAGGACTAAGCCACGGCCAGGTGAAGTAATTGTTGATGCCGGAGCAGGGGAATGTAATATTGTAATTGAGGCTGCTAGAAGGTTTGAATTAATTGGATTAGGCATAGAGAAGGACCCGGTATTAGTTAAGAGGTGCCTTGAGAGGATTAACGCAGAGGGTTTACGTGGAAGGGTTTACGTGGCTTGGGGGGATATATTTCAATTCAACTATTCGATAGCAGATATAGTTTACTTATACTTAGGTACTGATGTTAATAAGGAGCTTGCACCCATATTATTCAGCACACTTAAGAGGGGTGCAAGGGTGGTTTCCCATGACTTTGAGATACCTGGTTATAAGCCCACTGAGGTTGGTTCAGTGAAGGGGCCTTTAAGGGGGCATAAGTATTACCTATATATTAAAACATAGTTAGGCATTATCTTCATTATTGAATTTCGACTCTAGGATTCTCCTAATCATAAGCATGCTTGATGATGATAATCCACTCAGCTTAATGGGCCATTGCCTATAATTATTCAATGCATTTAATGGTGTTCCATAGATTTTAAGCAATCTAACGGCCCTCCTAATCCCTATTCCCGGTAATGATGATAGGAGGGTAATCTGCATATCACTGATTGACTCACTCTTCCTCCTATTACTTATCTTAATTAAGCCAGGTGAAGTTACCGCAAGGGAGTAAAGGGCTTGGGCAGTATCCCACTCATCTCTAGTCCAAATAAGCCTAAGCCCGCTCCTACTCACCTTAACCAAGGCCCCAATTAATGCATTCCTACTAATACCCCTCACTGATACCG from the Caldivirga maquilingensis IC-167 genome contains:
- a CDS encoding ERCC4 domain-containing protein, whose translation is MDSREYETAQAVVNAVKELGCRVLVSTLTVGDYVVSSEVAVERKRAMDFVNSIIDGRLFQQASNLIEAYQEPYIIIEGDLWSTVSVRGISRNALIGALVKVSRSGLRLIWTRDEWDTAQALYSLAVTSPGLIKISNRRKSESISDMQITLLSSLPGIGIRRAVRLLKIYGTPLNALNNYRQWPIKLSGLSSSSMLMIRRILESKFNNEDNA
- a CDS encoding class I SAM-dependent methyltransferase gives rise to the protein MSIKVPYVPTPTSVAMEIIKRTKPRPGEVIVDAGAGECNIVIEAARRFELIGLGIEKDPVLVKRCLERINAEGLRGRVYVAWGDIFQFNYSIADIVYLYLGTDVNKELAPILFSTLKRGARVVSHDFEIPGYKPTEVGSVKGPLRGHKYYLYIKT